The Deinococcus metalli genome contains the following window.
CCGTAGATGGTGGGCCGCGGCGGGGCCTCCGCGACGCCCACCGTGCCGTCCGAGAGGGTCACGCGCACCAGCACGTGCTCGGCGGCGTTGATGGCGGAGTGCGCGCCCCACGCCAGCGCGGACTTCAGGGGCAGCCGGAACGGCCAGCCCTCCACGCGCTGCACGGTTACGCCAGAGAGCTCGACGTTTGACCCTCTCATGCCCACGCCCGGATGGCCTGCCCGACGTGTGCGGCGTCCAGCGCCACGGTGTCGAGCAGCAGCGCCCGCTGCGGACCGAGCGTGCTCAGGTAGGCCTCGGCGGCGGCGGGGTCGTAGTTGCGGCGCTCGCTGATCACGATCCGCACCTTGGCGAGGACGTCGGCCGCCGCGAATCCCTCGTCCGGCAGCGCGGCCAGCGCGTCGCGCTGCTCGGGCGTGAACACCGCCCCGATGCCCGGCAGCTCGTCCAGCGCGGTCCGCAGGTCGCGTCCAGCCGCTGAACCTGCGGCCTTCACGCGGTCGAAGGCGTCGGCCCGGCCCAGCAGGCGCCGCACGCGCACGGCGTCCGGCGCGCTCAGTGCCACGAAGCGCCACGCGGGGTAGGTGCCCGCCGCGTACGTTACCTCGTCCAGACCGCGCAGGCCGTCGAACACCGGCCGCCGGCCCCAGTGCCGGGTGTCGCCGACCAGCGAGCCCAGCGCCTGCGCCATGCCGCCCGGGTGGCCCTGCCGGTACTGCGCGGTCAGGCGGAACCGTTCCTCGCGGTCCGCGACGCCCTGCGGGGCGTGCGGCAGGATCATCACGGCGTCCGTGACGCGGCGGCGGTCCGGCAGCACGCGCTCGCCGCCCAGGGCCGACAGGGCGGTGCTCTTGCCCACGCCGGTCACGCCGACCAGCACCGTCAGGGGAAGGTCGCCCAGGAACGCCTCGAAGGCGGCCGGCGGCGGCGGGGCGGGGCGCAGAAAGGGCAGGGTCACGCTGGCGCTCACGTCCCGGAGGCTAGCGCGGGGCGCCCTAAAGGCGTCCGCAAGATTCAGTCAAGTCCCCATGAGTCCGGCCATACCGCCCCATGAGATGCCCTTCCTAAACTCCCAGATGGAGGTCTCATGACTAGACTCAAGGGTTCGTCCGGCGGCGGTGGCCGCTGGCTGGTGATCGTGCTGATCATCGTCATCCTGCTGCTGCTCGCGTATTTCCTCTACCTCAAGCCCCAGGGGCTGCTGAACCTCGGCTTCTGAGCCGCCCACCCCACTCACCCCATCAGGAGGCGTCACCATGATCAAAGGCAAGGACATCCTCGGCCGACCCATCGTCGCCGTGAGCAACGGCGAGCGCGTCGATACGGTGCACGACGTCGTGTTCGACCACAACGCCAACCAGGTGCTCGGCCTGCTCGTCGACGAGGGCGGGTGGTTCAGCGCGGCCAAGGCCGTGCCGTTCGCCGCCATCAAGTCCTTCGGCGAGGACGCCGTCATGATCGGCTCGGCCGAGGACATCACGACCAGCCGCGAGGACGGCCAGCTCAAGGACGCGCTGGAGGCCAAGCACAGCCTGATCGGCATGAAGCTGCTCACCAGCGACGGCCAGGACCTCGGGCGCATCGCCGACGTGTACTTCGACGAGCAGAGCGGCCGCGTGCAGGGCTACGAGGCGACCGGCGGGCTGTTCTCGGACCTCAGCAGCGGACGCACCTACGTGCCCGCCCCCGAGCAGGTGCAGATCGGTGAGGACGCCGCCATCGTGCCGGTGAGCGTGGCCGCCGCCATGCAGGAGCAGGAGCCCGGCGGTCTCAAGGGCGCGCTGCAGTCCGCGTCCGCCAGCGTGCAGGGCGCGTATACCAGCGCGGCCGACTCGGTCAAGGAGACGTACGGCAACATCGCCGACGCCACCAAGGAGCGTCAGAAGGAGTACGTGGTCGGCCGTACCGCGGGCAGCGACCTGCTGCTGGACGACGGCACGGTGCTGGTCACGAAGGGGGAGACCATCACCGCCATGGACGCCGAGCGCGCCGATGCCGCCGGGAAGCTCACGGCCCTGGCGACCAGCGCGACCGGCGGCACCATCGCGGACGCCTACGGCAGCGCGGTGCAGGGCGTGCAGGAACGCTACGAGGACGTCCGCGACGGGGCGGCCGCGCGCCAGAAGGAATACGTGGTCGGCAAGGTCGCCAGCCGCGACGTCACGACCGACGCCGGCGAGGTGATCGTGCCGCAGGGCGCCGTGATCACCACCTTCCAGGCCGACCGCGCCGAGGCGACCGGCAAGCTTGCCGCGCTGACCGCCGGCGCGCTCGCCCCGCGCCCGGCCCTTGATCCCAACGACCCCGAGGCCGCCGTGGGCCGCCGCCTGCAGACGGACGTCCGCGCGCCCGGCGGCAGCCTGGTGGGCGCGCAGGGCCAGATCGTGACGCCGGCCATCCTGGACCGCGCCCGGCACCTGGGTGTCGAGCAGCAGCTGCTGGCCGCCACCCGCTCCGGGGCCAGCGTGGCCGGGGCGAGCGCGGCGGTGGCCGGCAGCCTTGCCAGCGTGTCCGAGGGCGCCAGCGGCCTGCTCGACCGGGCCAAGGCGTGGCTGGGCGACAAGCGCGAGCAGGCCGAGACGGCCCTCGACGACCGGCAGCGTGAAGCGCAGGAGCAGCGCGTGCGCGACGCCCTGGGCCGTCCCGTGAACCGCGTGATCCTCGCGCCGGACGACTCGATCATCCTGAACCTGGGCGAGATCATCACGCACAAGGCCGTGCAGGCCGCCCGGGCCGGCGACGTGCTGGACATCCTGCTCGACAGCGTCAGCAAGGACACGCCGGACATCGATCCCCTGGCCAGCCGCCCGCACGAGACGGGCACCGCCGCGCTGGACGGCCAGCCGGACCCCACCGCCCCCCAGCGCAACTGACCGCCGTTCCACGTCGGCCGGGCCGCCCCTTTCGTGGGCGGCCCGCTCTATGCTGCCGGCATGACCACGTCCACGGCTGTTCCGTCCGCCGGGCTGCGCGCCCAGTTTCCACCGCTGCGCTCCGGCCGCGCGTACCTCGACAACGCGGCGGGGGGCCTGCTGCCCGAACGCAGCGTCCAGGCCATCAGCGCGCACCTCACCGAATTCGGCGCGGTGAACGCGATGCCGTCGCACGCGCCCGGGCGCGCGGTGCTGGACCTCAAGCACCGCGCGCGTGCGGGCACGGCCCTGTTCCTGAACGCCGATCCGGCCGACGTGGCGCTGGGGCCCAGCGCGACCGCCCTGGCGTTCCGCGTCGCAGCGGGCCTGGCCCGCTGGTGGGGGCCGGGCGACGAGGTGATCGTGTCGGGCCTGGAGCACGAGGCGAACGCCAGCCCGTGGCGGGAGCTGGAGCGCGTGGGCGTGACGGTGCGCGTGTGGCACGCCCGGCAGCCCGACATGCGCCTGCACCCGGACGACCTCGCGGCGCTGCTGTCGCCCCGCACGCGGCTGGTCTCGGTGACGGCTGCCAGCAACGTGCTGGGCGTCACGCCGGACATCCCCACCATCACCGCGCAGGTGCGGGCCGCCGGCGCGTGGACTGCGGTGGACGCCGTGCACGCCGCGCCGCACACCCTGCCGGACGTGCAGGCGTGGGGCGCGGACATCGTGACCTTCAGCCCGTACAAGGTTTTCGGGCCGCACCTGGGCGCGCTGTGGCTGCGTCCCGGCGTGCGCGAGCAGCTTCCGTGGCCGCGGCTGTCCTTCGTGCCGACGGGCGACATCACGGGTCTGGAACACGGCACGCCGCAGTTCGAGCTGCTGGCCGGGTGGCTGGCCACGCTGGACTACCTGCGCGACCTGGGCGGCGCAGGCACCCTGGACCGCGCCGCGCTGGACCGCGCCTACGCGCAGATCGCCGCGCTGGAGTCGCCGGTGGCCGCGCGGCTGCTGGGCGGCCTGCTGGACACGCCGGGCGTCACGGTGTACGGACCGCGCAGCATGGACGGCCGGGTCGGCACCGTGGCGTTCCGCGTGGGCACCGAGGCCCCGGACGTCACGGCCGCCCGCCTGAGCGAGCGGGGCGTGGATGTGGGCGCCGGGCACTTCTACGCTGTGCAGCCCCTTACAGACCTGGGGCTGTACCCGGCCGGGGTGGTACGGGCCAGCATCGCGCACTACACCACGCGCGAGGATGTGGAGGCGCTGATTGCCGGCGTGTCCTGAGGGTTTTGCGGTACAACAGGAAGCGTGATCCTCCCCCAGCTCAAGGCGGAGACGCGCGCGCTGCACGCCCGTGCCGAGGCCGCACTCGACCTCCTCGATCCTCACCTGACGCCCGAGCGGTACGTGGACGTCCTGCGCGGCCTGCATGCCCTGTATACCCCCCTGTGTGCGCAGCTCGGCCGCACCCTCGCCGCGCACACGGCGCTGGACTGGCCGGCGCGCGCCGCCGTGAAGGTGCCGGCGCTGAGCGCGGACCTGCGCGACCTGGGCGCCGTACCCGGCCCGCCGCGCACCGTACCCGCCATGACCGACGAGGCCCACGCGTGGGGCGCGCTGTACGTGCTGGAGGGCGCCACCCTGGGCGGACAGCTCCTGCGCCGTCACCTCGCCGAGCGGCTGGGAACGCCGGAGCGCGGCCTGCGCTTCTTCGGCAGCTACGGCGAGCACGTCGGCGCCCGCTGGAAGGCCTTCGGCGCGGCGCTGACCGCCCGGACCGAGGCCAGTCCGGCCGCGTTCCGTGACGGCGTCGTGGCGGGGGCCTCCGCCACCTTCCTGCTGTTCGAGACGCTGGCCGCCCCGGCGCGGGTGAGCGCGTGAGCGGCCCGCCCGGCGGACCGCTGTCCACCCTGCACCTCGGGGCGGGCGCGCCCGACCTCACCACCTGCGACCAGGAACCCATCCACATTCCCGGCACGGTGCAGCCTCACGGCGCCCTGATCGCGCTGCGCGCGGGCCGCATCGTGGTCGCCAGCGACTCGGTGGCGCCGCACTTCGGCCTCGGGGTCGCGGACCTGCTCGGCCGCGACCTGGGCGCCGTGTTCGACCCCGAGACCCGGCACGCGGTGGAGACCGCCCTGGCGCGCGAGGCGGTGGAGCACAACCCGCTGTTCCTGCTGAGCGCCGCCGTGCACGGCCACGGCCCCTTCGACGTGATCGCGCATGCCCACGACGGGCTGCAGATCCTGGAATTCGAGCCGAGCGCCGGGCGGCCGCAGGTGGAGCCCGCCGCGCTGATCCGCGGGGCGCTGGGGGCGCTCAACGCCACGCGCAGCGTGGGCGACTTCGCCGCCGTGCTGGCCCGCGAGGTGCGGCACCTGACCGGCTTCGACCGCGTGATGGTCTACCAGTTCGCGCCGGACGGCACCGGCAGCGTGATCGCCGAGCAGCTCGCCCCGGGCATGGAGGCGTTCCTGGGCCTGCGGTACCCGGCGTCGGATATCCCGCAGCAGGCGCGGGCGCTGTATGTGCTGAACATGATCCGCATCATCAGCGACGTGCACGCAGTGCCGTCGCCGCTCTCGGCGCTGCCCGAGCACCCCCAGCCGCTCGACCTGAGTTACGCGGGCCTGCGGGCCGTGTCCCCGATCCACATCGAGTACCTGAAGAACATGGGCGTGGGCGCGTCGATGAGCATCTCGATCGTGCGCGGTCAGGAGCTGTGGGGCCTGATCGCGTGCCACCACGACAGCCCACGGGTGCTGCCCTACGACGTGCGCGGCGCGTGCGAGTTCCTGGGACAGGTCGCCAGCGTGCAGCTCAGCGCCCGCCAGGAACGCGACGAGCAGGCCTACGAG
Protein-coding sequences here:
- a CDS encoding PRC-barrel domain-containing protein, which produces MIKGKDILGRPIVAVSNGERVDTVHDVVFDHNANQVLGLLVDEGGWFSAAKAVPFAAIKSFGEDAVMIGSAEDITTSREDGQLKDALEAKHSLIGMKLLTSDGQDLGRIADVYFDEQSGRVQGYEATGGLFSDLSSGRTYVPAPEQVQIGEDAAIVPVSVAAAMQEQEPGGLKGALQSASASVQGAYTSAADSVKETYGNIADATKERQKEYVVGRTAGSDLLLDDGTVLVTKGETITAMDAERADAAGKLTALATSATGGTIADAYGSAVQGVQERYEDVRDGAAARQKEYVVGKVASRDVTTDAGEVIVPQGAVITTFQADRAEATGKLAALTAGALAPRPALDPNDPEAAVGRRLQTDVRAPGGSLVGAQGQIVTPAILDRARHLGVEQQLLAATRSGASVAGASAAVAGSLASVSEGASGLLDRAKAWLGDKREQAETALDDRQREAQEQRVRDALGRPVNRVILAPDDSIILNLGEIITHKAVQAARAGDVLDILLDSVSKDTPDIDPLASRPHETGTAALDGQPDPTAPQRN
- a CDS encoding cysteine desulfurase-like protein is translated as MTTSTAVPSAGLRAQFPPLRSGRAYLDNAAGGLLPERSVQAISAHLTEFGAVNAMPSHAPGRAVLDLKHRARAGTALFLNADPADVALGPSATALAFRVAAGLARWWGPGDEVIVSGLEHEANASPWRELERVGVTVRVWHARQPDMRLHPDDLAALLSPRTRLVSVTAASNVLGVTPDIPTITAQVRAAGAWTAVDAVHAAPHTLPDVQAWGADIVTFSPYKVFGPHLGALWLRPGVREQLPWPRLSFVPTGDITGLEHGTPQFELLAGWLATLDYLRDLGGAGTLDRAALDRAYAQIAALESPVAARLLGGLLDTPGVTVYGPRSMDGRVGTVAFRVGTEAPDVTAARLSERGVDVGAGHFYAVQPLTDLGLYPAGVVRASIAHYTTREDVEALIAGVS
- a CDS encoding biliverdin-producing heme oxygenase, with the protein product MILPQLKAETRALHARAEAALDLLDPHLTPERYVDVLRGLHALYTPLCAQLGRTLAAHTALDWPARAAVKVPALSADLRDLGAVPGPPRTVPAMTDEAHAWGALYVLEGATLGGQLLRRHLAERLGTPERGLRFFGSYGEHVGARWKAFGAALTARTEASPAAFRDGVVAGASATFLLFETLAAPARVSA
- a CDS encoding ATPase; translation: MSASVTLPFLRPAPPPPAAFEAFLGDLPLTVLVGVTGVGKSTALSALGGERVLPDRRRVTDAVMILPHAPQGVADREERFRLTAQYRQGHPGGMAQALGSLVGDTRHWGRRPVFDGLRGLDEVTYAAGTYPAWRFVALSAPDAVRVRRLLGRADAFDRVKAAGSAAGRDLRTALDELPGIGAVFTPEQRDALAALPDEGFAAADVLAKVRIVISERRNYDPAAAEAYLSTLGPQRALLLDTVALDAAHVGQAIRAWA